The Denticeps clupeoides chromosome 4, fDenClu1.1, whole genome shotgun sequence genome segment AGTAATAACACAAGACATAGGAGAATGGTAGATAGTTTGAATCCATCTTAGAAAATCTCCCTCTATACCGAATCTCTGCAAAGTCCCAAACAGGTAACCCCATTCAACTCTGTCAAAAGCCTTCTCTGCATCCAGAGATACAGAAATTGCCTCACAGTTTTGTTGACTAGTatattgtatgacattcaagaGTCTCCTTATATTTGTGATAGAAAAACGTTTCTGTATAAATCCCGTCTGGTCTGGGTTTATAAGGTTAGGAAGAACCACCTCAAGTCTTTTAGCCAGCAACTTAGAAAGTATCTTAGCATCAACCCCAATTAGGCTAATAGGTCTATAAGAACTGCATGAGTCAGGTGGTTTATTCTTTTTaagaattaaagaaatatttgcCAAGTTCAAAGTGGGTGGAAGCCGACCATTTTTCAATGAGTCTACAAACATTTCAGTAAGTGATCCTGCTATTTCtttatccatttttttataaaattctgGACAATACCCATCCGGCCCAGGGGCCTTTCCACCTCTAAGAGACTTTATAGAATGAAGAACTTCTTCTTTTGTAATTGGCCTACAGAGGTCTGCTTGCTCTTCAGCTGTGAGAGAGGGCAGtccaattttattaaaaaaaaaatccattctttGCTCTGTCGAGTGGCATTCTGACGAGTAAAGATTCTGGTAATATTGTTTCATAATTTGgttaatgtatttgttttcaaACCTATGAGTCCCAGAAGTATCTTTTAAGGATGAGATTGCATTAGCCTCCGTCCTCCCTCTAGCCAAACGTGCAAGAAGTCGACCAGGTTTATTCCCTGACTCATAGAGTCTATGCCTGGCAAAGAAGAGAGATGATTCAACCTTCTTGGTTAATAGCTGATCTAAAGCCAGACGGGCTGCAGTAAGCTGCTGGGACACACCTTTGGAAGGTGACAGTTTGAAATCTCCCTCCagaatcataatttttttttcaagttctACTATATTTTTCATTGCCGCTTTCTTTTTGGCTGAGGTGTAAGATATAATTACACCTCTTAAGTAAGCTTTTGCCGACTCCCATAAGACTGACGGAGTGACTTCAGGAGatttattaatttcaataaAGAAATTCCATTGTTGTTTGAGAAGCTGCAGAAACTTAGGACAGCTCAATAATGAGGGGTTAAGTCGCCACTGTCTACAATATGGATCTCTATATGGAGGACAGACAGTCACTGCAATTGGAGAGTGGTCAGACAGAGTCCTAATCCCGATGGAGCAATCCCCTGTTCTATCCAATAACTCTTGCGATATTAGGAATAAGTCGATGCGTGAGAATGTTTGATGGGGCTGAGAATAAAAAGTATAATCTTTTTCACTCATATGAGTTAACCTCCAAACATCAAACAATTCCAGATCCTTGCAAAATTCTGAGAGCCTAAGACTTTTCCTTTGCCTAACTCCTTTTGGAGGGGAAAGATCTATGGATGGTTCTAGAACGCAGTTAAAATCACCTCCCAAGAGTATACGAGAGCATGAGAATGAGGAAATGTCAGCcaataatttagaaaaaaattgagGTTCATATACCGTGGGAGCATAgatacagccaatcacaacatGCTCCCCATATAAAATGCCTGAGAGCAATACATAACGACCTTCATTATCTGTAATAGatttttcaaatttaaatgACAGATTTTTATGGAGAAGAATTGCAACTCCCCTACTATTAGACctataagaggaaaaaaaaacctggccaACCCAGTTTCTCCGTAGCTTCATATGCTCTGTATCAGAGAGGTGAGTTTCTTGCAACAAtgcaatttgacatttttccttctggaagaaagaaagaagtttTTGCCTTTTAATAACATGGTTAATACCTTTTACATTAAGGCTTATACATTTAAGGTCACTCATATTCAGAATGTACCACTATATTGAAATAGACTTTATAATATAGAAGTCCAAGCATGAAAGGGTTTTGTGTTGTTGGAACAGCAGAGAATggttaatgtatttaatttaatcaacATTTAATCACATCTGAACCATATTTTCTTAGCTCCAGATCTTATTATGGCCGTCTACTGGTCTGTTTACACAAACCCAATGGGTGTGTATTTCTCAGCTACTAgacttaaaaaagaaacactgaagcacacacatcaacatcagtgaagctgtgtgtgtgtgtgtgtgtgcatgtgtgtcagcCTGGTAATGATGCATGGTGACTCAGGGAGTTTAATGGTGGCCCTCTGTTTATGATGGGGATGTTTTAGTCTCTGTAGGGGCATAGATAGAGCAGGAGAGATAGAAAGAGACTGAAGCCAAAAGcacaaacaaaataaagaatacaatAAAAGAGACTAGAATTTATCTAGAGAAAGACTCGTTGATCTACACAGCAACTATTATATTTTCCTTCCAACTGAACACCCCTGTTCTGTAACCTTGATCATCTGGTTATTACTTCATTCTTTACCAaatgaagaacataaacaaatgtAGATGTTCTCTTTTCTGTCAGGTCAGGAGCTTCTATTGAGCTTTTTACTCTTGTTCATGTGGTTGTGTTTTcctgtgtgcttgtgtttgtttctgcagAAGCTATGCACATGCCGGCCTGTGGAAGGGAACTGTTCCTGTTGTAAAGAATGCATGATGTGCCTCGGCTCCCTGTGGGAGGAATGCTGTGACTGCGTGGGTAAATTAGTTGATAGTAAATTAATCACTTAATTCACCAGTTGCTCAGCCTGTTATAGCATTTGTTTCACTGGTGAGTGCCTTACTTTCCCATTCCCTCCATTACCACTGATTATTAGGAGATTTCAGAGAAACTGAGGTGTGAGGTGCTTTATGATTGGTTCATTGCACCACTGACAGGAAGTGGGTGTGAGGTGAAAggaaacagcagcagagaaaTAGCGGGCCTCAGAGTAATTGTTTTTCCCTTAGGAAGGAGTGGGAGTAGAGACAGGCATGGATGAGCTTTTAATCTGCAGCCTTAAGACATCTTAAAGATGTAGTTTTGGCAGGACATCACatcatttttcaaaattcatTGTAAATATATACCCATTAGTGCAGTAAATTCTAGAATCTGTCATGAAATGTGGAGTCAAATAATGCAACTGAAGAAAGATTTTATTCAAAGAATATAAAGAATAAAGTCCACAgactttataattattatatagaTGCAGTTAGCTCACAAAATTCCAATACTTTCATGCACCATTATCCAATATAGTGTTAGCTATAAGCCTAGATACAGCTTAATCAGTGTCATGATGGTAGCCCTGTTATTGCAATGCTTGCATGATGTGCATTATGTTGTGTGTGATCATGTGTTGCACTGAAGGCATGTGTAACCCCAAGGACTACAGTGAGTCCCCAGCTACATCTAAGAGCACCGTAGAGGAACTTAATCAGCCAATCCCCTCACTCTTCCGAGCACTGACTGAGGGTGATGCACCCCTCAACATGATGGTGGTCTCCTTTCCTGTGGCTGAGGAGCTCTCTCGCCACGAGAACCTTGTGTCCTTCTTGGAGACACTAGAGGACAGGCACAAGAACGTTTCATTTCCTGGCAAACGTATCCATGccaacaatgacaacaaaggTACTATTGAATTAAGACACTTCTGTCTTTTGTCACCTGTTTCCCCTCTTCAAAACGTGACATTAAAATAACAAGGTTCCTGCTGTCTGGACTGTAATTCTTCATCTAAATGTTCCACTGAacccctctctcccctcccacCATTTTTTCATAACAGATAGCATGTGCACGGTGGTCTACTTCGATGACTGCGTGTCCATCCGTCAGTGTAAAAAATACTGTCAGTCCATGGGAGGTTCCAAGTACCGCTGGTTCCACAATGCCTGCTGCGAGTGCATTGGGTCTGAGTGTGTGGACTATGGCAGCAAAGTGGTCAAGTGTATGAACTGTATGTTCTGAAATGACTGTGGGTGTGAATATTCAGTCTTGGctcttttcatttaaatcacTCTTATTTCTAGATCAACCATGAAATATGTAATCGAACATCCATATATAAaaggttttatatataaaaagattttaaacaGGAGACACATTTGGAGGAGCTGTAATGCAGTataattacaatacaatacGAAATGatatgtattcaaatgtttgtaaaatgtttataaCCCTTGTATTTTATTCATTGGATATGTATAAtgccttgtgtttttttgttttggctTTCTTTCGTAGTAAACATACatcaaattattaaattaaaaaacaaaactgaaaaattaCATGTACTACAAATCGTGTGTGCAGTCCAGGTAGTTCCATATAGTGGCAAAACAAAGATGAATCTGTTCAAGTTCAAGATGCTTTATTGCCATTTCAGCTACAAACATGTTAacttaaacaaagttacatacaaacataaagtgcatgtgtacATCGACAAACCAGGCTAAAAAGTGCAGGGCAAGATCAACCtttaacacaaacaaaaaacatgtatacaacaaagaagacagtCAGCActaaaccagtgaaatgaatagtgcaaatgctgctgtaatagTGCAAAAACTCTCACGCAATGGCCGTGAGACACACGCATCTTCACACACTCTCATGCCAGACCTCCGATTTCTATTTTATCT includes the following:
- the twsg1a gene encoding twisted gastrulation protein homolog 1-A; amino-acid sequence: MSGTGIFLSVASATVLFLLICASSCWACNKALCASDVSKCLIQKLCTCRPVEGNCSCCKECMMCLGSLWEECCDCVGMCNPKDYSESPATSKSTVEELNQPIPSLFRALTEGDAPLNMMVVSFPVAEELSRHENLVSFLETLEDRHKNVSFPGKRIHANNDNKDSMCTVVYFDDCVSIRQCKKYCQSMGGSKYRWFHNACCECIGSECVDYGSKVVKCMNCMF